One Chlorobaculum limnaeum genomic window carries:
- a CDS encoding SIR2 family protein, whose amino-acid sequence MDFTPDLLDDFITRKVAFFLGAGISAGVHTRTGESVKTWAEFLIETSKKTGQDELISEVKEFLDRKDYLFACELLKDHFADEWETILKSEYEKIGEITELQKAVLELKQRIIVTTNFDLFIERNWDLINTDATHNLQIKNGISADCFSVFRDEKDYLIKIHASINAPDTIIFSLSDYASKAHANWQYSTFIETLLNTHTVLFIGFSMDDATITNILAVYAKKYPRSRPHYAFLPDYTSDRKIKIMKSHRKLYILPYSSKDNHQELLVLLNELKQEIEKRKRLLLIDKKSI is encoded by the coding sequence ATGGATTTTACCCCTGATTTACTTGATGATTTTATTACTCGTAAAGTCGCGTTTTTTTTAGGTGCAGGCATAAGCGCTGGTGTTCATACGCGAACAGGTGAATCCGTCAAGACTTGGGCCGAGTTTCTAATTGAAACCTCAAAAAAAACTGGACAAGATGAACTAATTAGTGAAGTTAAAGAATTCCTTGACAGGAAAGACTACTTGTTTGCTTGCGAACTTCTTAAAGACCATTTTGCAGATGAATGGGAAACCATATTAAAATCTGAATATGAAAAAATAGGAGAAATAACAGAACTACAAAAAGCCGTCCTTGAGCTTAAACAAAGAATTATAGTAACAACAAATTTTGATCTTTTTATAGAACGTAATTGGGATTTAATTAACACAGACGCAACACACAACCTACAAATAAAAAACGGTATATCAGCAGACTGCTTTTCAGTCTTTCGCGACGAAAAAGATTATTTAATAAAAATTCACGCCAGTATCAATGCGCCTGATACAATAATTTTTTCATTAAGCGACTATGCATCAAAAGCACATGCAAACTGGCAATACAGCACATTTATAGAAACATTACTAAATACGCATACAGTACTTTTTATTGGCTTCTCAATGGATGATGCAACAATCACTAACATCCTTGCTGTTTATGCCAAGAAATATCCAAGAAGCAGGCCTCATTATGCTTTTCTGCCTGACTATACTTCAGACAGAAAAATCAAAATCATGAAAAGTCATAGGAAACTATATATCTTGCCATACTCAAGCAAAGATAATCACCAAGAACTTTTAGTTTTACTAAACGAATTAAAGCAAGAGATAGAAAAAAGAAAAAGATTATTATTAATCGATAAAAAAAGCATCTAA
- the zupT gene encoding zinc transporter ZupT: MPENILFAFLLTLFAGLSTGVGSLIGLLSKQVNPKVLTISLGFSAGVMLYVSMIEIFVKAKDSLSVALGSKAGYACTVIAFFAGIFVIALIDRLVPAYENPHEVNTEKIIEEASEKERAKLLRMGLFSALAIAIHNFPEGLATFMSGLSNPALGISIAVAIAIHNIPEGLAVSAPIYFATKSRKKAFVLSFLSGLAEPVGAIIGFFLLRSLFNDLTFGLVFASVAGIMVYISLDELLPTAEEYGEHHLAIGGLVGGMLVMAVSLLLFL; the protein is encoded by the coding sequence ATGCCGGAAAACATTCTCTTCGCATTTCTCCTCACCCTGTTCGCCGGCCTCTCCACCGGCGTTGGCAGCCTGATCGGCCTTCTCTCGAAACAGGTCAACCCGAAAGTACTGACCATCTCCCTCGGCTTTTCGGCAGGCGTCATGCTCTATGTTTCGATGATCGAAATCTTCGTCAAGGCAAAGGATTCGCTGTCGGTTGCTTTGGGCAGCAAGGCGGGTTATGCGTGTACGGTGATCGCCTTTTTCGCCGGTATTTTCGTGATCGCGCTGATCGACCGGCTGGTACCCGCCTACGAAAACCCGCACGAGGTCAACACCGAGAAAATCATCGAGGAGGCGTCGGAAAAAGAGCGCGCCAAACTGCTGCGGATGGGGCTGTTTTCCGCGCTCGCCATCGCCATTCACAACTTCCCCGAAGGGCTGGCGACCTTCATGAGCGGCCTGTCGAACCCGGCCCTCGGCATCAGCATCGCCGTCGCCATCGCCATCCACAACATTCCGGAAGGGCTGGCGGTCTCGGCCCCGATCTACTTCGCGACTAAAAGCCGGAAAAAAGCCTTCGTGCTTTCGTTCCTCTCCGGCCTGGCCGAACCGGTCGGAGCGATCATCGGCTTTTTCCTCCTGCGCTCGCTCTTCAACGACCTCACCTTTGGCCTCGTCTTCGCCAGCGTCGCCGGAATCATGGTCTACATCTCGCTCGACGAGCTCCTCCCCACCGCCGAAGAGTACGGCGAACACCACCTTGCCATCGGCGGCCTGGTCGGCGGAATGCTGGTCATGGCCGTGAGCTTGTTGCTGTTTTTGTGA
- a CDS encoding hotdog fold thioesterase yields the protein MTQDSIFTVPVTPEEVNASQIVEGQMARHLGIEITAVGPDSMTATMPVDHRTIQRIGILHGGASLALAETVGSIAASYCVDREKYFIVGQEINANHLRAVRQGECSVHATATPLHLGRTSQVWDIRIRDDQGRLVCVSRFTVAVLEKRG from the coding sequence ATGACACAGGATTCGATTTTCACCGTTCCGGTCACTCCCGAAGAGGTCAACGCTTCGCAGATCGTCGAAGGCCAGATGGCCCGCCACCTCGGCATCGAAATCACCGCTGTCGGCCCCGACTCCATGACGGCCACGATGCCCGTCGATCACCGCACCATCCAGCGCATCGGCATTCTGCACGGCGGCGCCTCGCTCGCCCTCGCCGAAACGGTCGGAAGCATTGCAGCATCTTACTGCGTGGATCGCGAGAAGTATTTCATCGTTGGCCAAGAGATCAACGCCAACCACCTCCGCGCCGTACGCCAGGGCGAATGCTCCGTGCACGCCACCGCCACGCCGCTCCACCTCGGACGCACCTCGCAGGTCTGGGACATCAGAATACGCGACGACCAGGGCCGCCTCGTCTGCGTCAGCCGCTTCACCGTCGCCGTGCTGGAAAAGCGGGGGTAA
- a CDS encoding ParA family protein — protein sequence MGSKSVCFFNNKGGVGKTTLIANLAAELAFNSEKKILLIDADPQCNLTQYLLSDDEYIEEYDKDEPLTIYSVIHPLSIGKGYKEKLPIRNVSSFGCDVIIGDPRLAMKEDLLSQDWREARAGGTRGLRTTFVFYDLIVKANKYDFIFFDMGPSLGAINRSILLVSDFFILPATIDIFSKWAIKNIGTALSTWQKDLENGINNAEDPEELPIHNNKKVKFLGYVMQQHKERKEKDSIRMVEAYNAISKQFPNIIKDTFETIFANETINPNLGEIKHLASLAPKSQSTHTPMIKVVARGSYTTSRKQAREIFSQLAARFLANISDQ from the coding sequence ATGGGATCAAAGTCTGTATGCTTTTTTAACAACAAGGGTGGTGTCGGAAAGACAACGTTAATTGCAAATCTAGCAGCTGAACTCGCATTTAATAGTGAAAAGAAGATTTTGCTTATTGATGCAGACCCTCAATGCAATCTTACACAATACCTTTTATCAGATGATGAATATATAGAAGAATACGATAAAGATGAACCGCTCACCATCTATTCTGTAATTCATCCTCTTTCCATTGGAAAGGGTTACAAGGAAAAACTCCCAATCAGAAATGTTAGCAGCTTCGGTTGCGACGTGATCATTGGAGATCCCCGTTTAGCGATGAAAGAAGACTTGCTATCTCAGGACTGGAGAGAGGCAAGAGCCGGTGGCACTAGGGGTCTCAGAACCACTTTTGTTTTTTACGACCTTATCGTTAAAGCAAATAAATACGACTTCATTTTCTTCGATATGGGGCCATCTTTAGGAGCAATAAATCGCTCTATTTTATTAGTATCAGATTTCTTTATTTTGCCAGCCACAATCGACATTTTTTCTAAATGGGCAATAAAAAATATCGGAACAGCCTTATCTACCTGGCAAAAAGATTTAGAGAATGGAATAAATAATGCTGAAGACCCAGAAGAGCTACCGATCCACAACAACAAGAAAGTCAAGTTTCTTGGATATGTAATGCAGCAGCACAAGGAGCGAAAAGAGAAGGACAGTATAAGAATGGTTGAGGCTTATAACGCCATTAGCAAACAATTTCCAAACATTATTAAAGATACGTTCGAAACCATATTTGCCAACGAAACAATCAATCCGAATCTTGGAGAAATTAAGCACTTAGCAAGTCTTGCGCCTAAATCTCAATCCACACACACACCTATGATTAAGGTGGTGGCAAGAGGTAGTTACACAACTTCAAGAAAACAAGCAAGAGAAATATTCAGTCAGCTAGCAGCAAGATTTCTTGCAAATATATCTGATCAGTAA
- a CDS encoding B12-binding domain-containing radical SAM protein, which yields MLADDLQTAESTASRSNGAAPSLEILAAEQKSRKKWLLVQPRSQTSMMVDSGTVSMPLNLIMVATLASKFFDVTFLDERTGDTIPQDFSGYDVVAITSRTLNAKNAYSIADRAKAQGKIVLLGGVHPTMLRDEATSHCTSVIYGEIESVWEELATDIFRGKMKSIYKASELKPMTAMTPPDFSFALNSPHAKKYSQLIPILATKGCPVGCSFCTTPTVYGKSFRYREMELVLDEMRSHQERLGKQLVRFSFMDDNISFRPQYFTELLEGMEKLGVRWNANISMNFLHKPEVAEIAGRSGCDLMSIGFESLNPDILKSMNKGSNRLQNYSNVVSNLHKHKIAIQGYFMFGFDDDNEKSFQATYDFIMENRIEFPVFSLVTPFPGTPYFEEMKDRVRHLDWDKYDTYHYMFEPKKISGEKLLENFIKLQREVYKGRAIMQRMQGKPLNWVWFVNFLMNRFTRKLTPEIYL from the coding sequence ATGCTGGCAGACGATCTTCAGACAGCCGAATCCACCGCTTCCCGTTCGAACGGCGCGGCGCCATCCCTCGAAATACTCGCCGCAGAACAGAAGAGCAGAAAAAAATGGCTGCTCGTCCAGCCCAGGAGCCAGACCAGCATGATGGTCGATTCCGGCACGGTGAGTATGCCGCTGAACCTGATCATGGTCGCCACCCTCGCCAGCAAGTTCTTTGACGTGACCTTCCTCGACGAGCGCACCGGCGATACGATTCCGCAGGACTTCTCGGGCTACGACGTCGTGGCCATCACCTCGCGCACGCTCAACGCCAAAAACGCCTACAGCATCGCTGACCGCGCCAAGGCGCAGGGCAAAATCGTGCTGCTCGGCGGCGTTCACCCGACCATGCTGCGTGATGAGGCCACATCGCACTGCACCAGCGTGATTTACGGCGAAATAGAGTCGGTCTGGGAGGAGCTTGCAACGGATATTTTTCGTGGCAAGATGAAAAGCATCTACAAGGCCAGCGAGCTGAAGCCGATGACGGCCATGACTCCGCCCGATTTCAGTTTCGCTCTCAACTCGCCGCACGCCAAGAAATACAGCCAGCTCATTCCGATACTCGCCACCAAGGGGTGCCCGGTCGGATGCAGCTTCTGCACGACGCCCACCGTTTACGGCAAAAGCTTCCGCTACCGCGAAATGGAACTGGTGCTCGACGAAATGCGCTCGCATCAGGAGCGGCTCGGCAAACAGCTCGTGCGCTTTTCGTTCATGGACGACAACATCAGCTTCCGCCCGCAGTACTTCACCGAGCTGCTCGAAGGCATGGAAAAACTCGGCGTGCGCTGGAACGCCAACATCTCGATGAACTTCCTGCACAAGCCGGAGGTGGCTGAAATCGCCGGACGTTCGGGTTGCGACCTCATGAGCATCGGCTTCGAGTCGCTGAACCCCGACATTCTCAAGAGCATGAACAAAGGCTCCAACCGCCTGCAAAACTACTCGAACGTCGTCAGCAACCTGCACAAGCACAAGATCGCCATCCAGGGTTACTTCATGTTCGGCTTCGACGACGACAACGAAAAGAGCTTCCAGGCGACCTACGACTTCATCATGGAGAACCGCATCGAGTTCCCGGTCTTCTCGCTGGTAACCCCCTTCCCCGGTACACCTTACTTCGAAGAGATGAAGGACAGGGTGCGCCATCTGGACTGGGACAAATACGACACCTACCACTACATGTTCGAGCCGAAAAAGATTTCGGGCGAAAAACTGCTCGAAAACTTCATCAAGCTCCAGCGCGAAGTCTATAAAGGCCGTGCCATCATGCAGCGAATGCAGGGCAAGCCGCTCAACTGGGTCTGGTTCGTCAACTTCCTCATGAACCGCTTCACCCGCAAACTGACGCCGGAGATATACCTGTAA
- the queA gene encoding tRNA preQ1(34) S-adenosylmethionine ribosyltransferase-isomerase QueA, translating to MRLSNFRYTLPKTRIADHPESPRDACKLMVLSRRKKEIDHKVFTDIVSYFKKGDLLVVNNSRVFPAKIFGQKEKTDAKIEVFLLRELNKEAGLWDVLVDPARKVRVGNKIYFEDDVVAEVVDNTTSRGRTIRFLNPDIDVFQMVEKIGHVPLPPYFTRKPKEADRADYQTVYANQTGAVVAPMAGLHFTMPLLQQLQKIGVKILPVTLHPSLSTFNAIEVEDVSKHKMDSEYFNIPYQTAMEVNETKMNKSGRVFVVGTTTCRALEANATVEGKIKFGQGWTDKFIYPPYTFKVTDALITNFQQPETTLMMVVSAFAEHRLLMEAYKTALKNNYRFLAYGDAMLIV from the coding sequence ATGCGGCTCTCGAACTTTCGCTACACTCTCCCAAAAACAAGAATCGCCGATCACCCCGAATCGCCTCGCGACGCCTGCAAGCTGATGGTGCTGAGCCGTCGCAAAAAAGAGATAGACCACAAGGTTTTTACCGATATCGTCTCCTATTTCAAAAAAGGCGACCTCCTCGTCGTCAACAACAGCCGGGTTTTTCCTGCCAAGATTTTTGGACAGAAGGAGAAAACCGATGCCAAGATCGAGGTTTTTCTCCTCCGGGAGCTGAACAAGGAGGCCGGGCTCTGGGACGTGCTGGTCGATCCGGCCCGCAAGGTGCGCGTCGGCAACAAGATTTACTTCGAGGATGACGTCGTGGCCGAAGTGGTGGACAACACCACGTCGAGAGGCCGCACGATCCGCTTCCTCAATCCCGACATCGACGTATTCCAGATGGTCGAAAAGATCGGCCACGTACCGCTTCCACCCTACTTCACCCGCAAGCCGAAAGAGGCCGACCGCGCCGACTACCAGACCGTCTATGCCAACCAGACTGGCGCGGTGGTCGCGCCGATGGCTGGCCTGCACTTCACGATGCCGCTGTTGCAACAGCTCCAGAAGATCGGCGTCAAGATTCTGCCCGTCACTTTGCATCCGAGCCTGAGCACCTTCAACGCCATTGAGGTCGAGGATGTCTCGAAGCACAAAATGGACTCCGAGTACTTCAACATCCCCTACCAGACGGCCATGGAGGTCAACGAGACCAAGATGAACAAGTCGGGCCGCGTCTTTGTCGTCGGGACAACGACCTGCCGCGCGCTTGAAGCCAACGCCACGGTGGAGGGCAAGATCAAGTTCGGCCAGGGATGGACGGACAAGTTCATCTATCCGCCCTACACCTTCAAGGTCACCGACGCGCTCATCACCAACTTCCAGCAGCCCGAAACGACGCTCATGATGGTGGTCAGCGCCTTCGCCGAACACCGGCTGCTCATGGAGGCCTACAAGACAGCGCTCAAGAATAACTACCGGTTCCTCGCTTACGGGGACGCCATGCTTATCGTCTGA
- the aspS gene encoding aspartate--tRNA ligase yields the protein MSKEPTTALSLQNRFRTHYCSLLNRKSEGESVRLGGWVHRIRDHGGLIFIDLRDHTGICQLVVLPENESQFKAAEGLHSESVISAEGSVVLRSDETVNPRLASGAIEVVVNSIQIESNAHPLPFPVADDMPTSEELRLKFRFLDLRREKLHENIIFRSKLTAAVRKYLTDLDFIEIQTPILTSSSPEGARDFLVPSRLHPGKFYALPQAPQQFKQLLMVAGFPRYFQIAPCFRDEDARADRSPGEFYQIDIEMSFVEQDDLFVILEGMFKHLVENMSQKRIAQFPFPRISYKDVMNRYGSDKPDLRIPLEIQDVTELFVNSGFKVFASNTVEGSCVKAMVLKGMGGESRLFYDKAEKRARELGSAGLAYIQFREEGPKGPVVKFLKEEEMAALKERLGIVTGDVVFFGAGKWEKTCKIMGGMRNYFADIFPLDRDELSFCWIVDFPMYEYNEEAKKIDFSHNPFSMPQGEMEALESKFPLDILAYQYDIVCNGIELSSGAIRNHRPDIMYKAFEIAGYPKEEVDARFGHMIEAFKHGAPPHGGIAPGLDRLVMILRDEQNIREVIAFPMNQSAQDLMMAAPSEVTLQQLKELCIRIELPEAEK from the coding sequence ATGAGCAAGGAGCCAACAACGGCCTTAAGTTTGCAGAACAGATTCAGAACGCACTATTGCAGCCTGTTGAACCGCAAGTCGGAGGGCGAGTCGGTGCGGCTTGGTGGCTGGGTGCACCGCATCCGCGACCACGGCGGCCTGATCTTCATCGATTTGCGCGACCACACCGGCATCTGCCAGCTCGTGGTGCTGCCCGAAAACGAAAGCCAGTTCAAGGCGGCCGAAGGGCTGCACTCCGAATCGGTGATCTCCGCCGAAGGCTCGGTGGTGCTCCGCTCCGACGAAACGGTCAATCCGAGGCTCGCGTCGGGCGCGATCGAGGTGGTGGTCAACTCGATCCAGATCGAAAGCAACGCCCATCCGCTGCCCTTCCCGGTGGCCGACGACATGCCGACCTCCGAGGAGCTTCGTCTCAAATTCCGCTTCCTCGACCTGCGCCGCGAAAAGCTGCACGAGAACATCATCTTCCGCAGCAAGCTCACCGCCGCCGTGCGCAAATATCTGACCGATCTGGACTTCATCGAAATCCAGACGCCGATCCTCACCTCCAGCTCGCCCGAGGGCGCGCGCGATTTTCTCGTGCCGAGCCGCCTGCATCCCGGCAAGTTCTACGCGCTGCCGCAGGCTCCGCAGCAGTTCAAGCAGCTCCTGATGGTAGCCGGTTTTCCGCGCTACTTCCAGATCGCGCCCTGCTTCCGCGACGAGGACGCCCGCGCCGACCGCAGCCCCGGCGAGTTCTACCAGATCGATATCGAGATGTCCTTTGTCGAGCAGGACGACCTCTTCGTCATTCTCGAAGGGATGTTCAAGCACCTGGTCGAGAATATGTCGCAGAAGCGCATCGCGCAGTTCCCGTTCCCGCGCATCAGCTACAAGGATGTCATGAACCGCTACGGCTCGGACAAGCCCGACCTGCGCATTCCACTCGAGATTCAGGATGTGACCGAACTGTTCGTCAACTCCGGCTTCAAGGTGTTCGCCTCGAACACGGTGGAAGGCTCGTGCGTCAAGGCGATGGTGCTGAAAGGGATGGGCGGTGAGTCGCGCCTCTTCTACGACAAGGCCGAGAAACGCGCTCGCGAGCTGGGTTCGGCGGGTCTGGCCTACATCCAGTTCCGCGAAGAGGGGCCGAAAGGGCCGGTGGTGAAGTTCCTCAAGGAGGAGGAGATGGCGGCGCTCAAGGAGCGGCTCGGCATCGTGACCGGCGATGTGGTGTTCTTCGGCGCCGGCAAGTGGGAGAAGACCTGCAAGATTATGGGCGGCATGAGAAATTACTTCGCCGACATCTTCCCGCTCGACAGGGACGAGCTGTCGTTCTGCTGGATCGTCGATTTCCCGATGTACGAGTACAACGAAGAGGCGAAAAAGATCGACTTCTCGCACAACCCCTTCTCGATGCCGCAGGGCGAGATGGAGGCGCTCGAATCGAAATTCCCGCTCGACATCCTCGCCTACCAGTACGACATCGTCTGCAACGGCATCGAACTCTCCAGCGGCGCGATCAGGAACCACCGCCCCGACATCATGTACAAAGCCTTCGAGATCGCGGGCTATCCGAAGGAAGAGGTTGACGCCCGTTTCGGCCACATGATCGAAGCCTTCAAGCACGGTGCGCCGCCGCACGGAGGCATCGCCCCCGGCCTCGACCGTCTGGTGATGATCCTGCGCGACGAGCAGAACATCCGCGAAGTGATCGCATTCCCGATGAACCAGTCCGCCCAGGATCTCATGATGGCGGCCCCGTCGGAAGTCACCCTCCAGCAGCTCAAGGAGCTTTGCATCAGGATCGAACTGCCGGAAGCCGAGAAGTAA
- a CDS encoding IspD/TarI family cytidylyltransferase — translation MKTAVIIAASGVGKRMKLDGGLSKQMLEIGGQPVIWHTMKAFQEASTVESVYIATLPDSIPVFDEIAKTSGFTKISAIIEGGKERQDSIGNCMRLIEREIETSGEMPDAILVHDGARPFIQPEEIDDIARLSATYGACVPATKPKDTIKYVGCNPEIFGETLDRSRLLQVQTPQGFAPGKLIEAHRLAAEDAWYATDDAALVERYFPQQQIRTYETGYHNIKITTPEDVFIGEAILAGLKARKSKN, via the coding sequence ATGAAAACAGCAGTCATTATCGCGGCAAGCGGCGTCGGCAAACGCATGAAGCTCGACGGCGGACTGAGCAAGCAGATGCTCGAAATCGGAGGCCAGCCGGTCATCTGGCACACCATGAAGGCGTTCCAGGAAGCTTCGACCGTCGAGTCGGTCTACATCGCCACGCTGCCCGACAGCATTCCGGTGTTCGACGAAATCGCAAAAACGAGCGGCTTCACGAAGATCTCGGCGATCATCGAGGGAGGCAAGGAGCGGCAGGACTCCATCGGCAACTGCATGAGGCTGATCGAGCGCGAGATCGAAACCTCGGGCGAGATGCCTGATGCCATCCTCGTGCACGACGGCGCGCGCCCCTTCATCCAGCCGGAGGAGATCGACGACATCGCGCGGCTCTCGGCAACCTACGGCGCCTGCGTTCCGGCGACGAAGCCCAAGGACACGATCAAGTACGTCGGCTGCAATCCGGAGATTTTCGGCGAAACACTCGACCGCAGCCGCCTGCTCCAGGTGCAGACGCCGCAGGGATTCGCGCCTGGAAAACTCATCGAAGCCCACCGCCTCGCCGCGGAAGATGCCTGGTACGCCACGGACGACGCCGCACTGGTGGAACGCTATTTCCCGCAGCAGCAGATCAGGACTTACGAAACCGGCTACCACAACATCAAGATCACCACGCCCGAAGATGTCTTCATCGGTGAAGCGATCCTGGCCGGACTGAAAGCGAGAAAATCGAAAAATTAA